The Lates calcarifer isolate ASB-BC8 linkage group LG14, TLL_Latcal_v3, whole genome shotgun sequence genome has a segment encoding these proteins:
- the LOC108874145 gene encoding cerebellin-2: MNFNSCKLFALLFCGLTLAQVDTGATTDDAQLSSSSDTSTIMREFREKLQAMETRLVGSENQILELKTKESTKVIFSAEAGRGDASIGPFNTDTTVIYKKVITNIGNAYSQSTGIFAAPVAGVYYFSIFYHASGSHGSMLRLFKNSEEIVIAHDFQSDSDRADNGANAVFLQLQHGDQVYVQLAANSHIWGASHSTFSGYLVGQI, from the exons ATGAATTTTAACAGTTGCAAATTGTTTGCATTGCTGTTCTGTGGCCTGACTTTGGCACAGGTAGATACTGGAGCTACAACTGATGATGCACAGTTGTCCTCCTCTTCTGACACGTCAACTATCATGAGAGAATTCAGAGAAAAACTTCAAGCGATGGAAACCAGACTGGTAGGCAGTGAAAACCAGATTCTGGAACTGAAGACTAAAG AAAGCACCAAGGTGATATTCAGCGCAGaggcaggaagaggagatgCATCCATTGGACccttcaacacagacacaactgTAATCTACAAAAAAGTGATCACCAACATTGGTAATGCCTACAGTCAATCCACAG GTATCTTTGCTGCTCCTGTGGCAGgtgtttattattttagcaTCTTCTATCATGCTTCAGGATCACATGGATCGATGCTGCGactgtttaaaaacagtgaGGAGATTGTCATAGCACATGATTTCcagtcagacagtgacagagctgATAATGGAGCAAATGCAgtgttcctgcagctgcagcatggAGACCAGGTGTATGTGCAGTTGGCTGCAAACAGTCATATTTGGGGAGCTAGCCACAGTACTTTCAGTGGTTATTTGGTCGGTCAAATATGA